The Synechocystis sp. PCC 6714 genome includes the window CTTTGACCCAGAAGAAATGGAGTCAGGCTTGGTGATTGACCCCCCCCTGGCAGGCAAAACCATTTGGCAAGGAAGGCGTTGGTTCTATACCCTGACAGATATTCCCCGTTACGGCACTAACTATCAATTGACCTTACCCCTAGCTTCCATGGTAGGGGGTAGGGGGACCCAAGACTTTACCAGCGTAATCACCAGTCGGGCTAGGGCTTTAGTTTATATCGGTGTTAGCGGAGAAGAGAGGGGACGGCTAATTCTTTACAACATCACTAACCCCCAACAGCCCCAAAAAATTATCCTCACCCCTAAGGACCTCACCGTTCGTCAATTCCAGATTTATCCCCAAGGCGATCGCCTCGTTTTTACCGCCACTGATCCCAGCCGTCGTCAAAGCCAACAAAATATTTTTACCGTTACCACCGGCATCAATAACCTCAATACCCAAACCAAGGTTTTACCCGGTAAGTTAGAAAGGCTGTGGGAAAATCAGGACTACAACAATCAACGTATTGCCTTGGCCGCCAATGGCAGTGTGTTAGCAATGGCTAGGGAAAATGCCCAAAATCCTGCCGACTCTGGTTTGTGGGTAGCCCCCAGGGGAGAAAATCCCAGACCTCTGGGTATTAGGGCAGATAAATTTATTGTTGGCCCCAACGGTAATTTCCTTGCAGTGGGCCAGGAAGGGGGAGTAGGTTTAATTCCCCTGAACCCGGAGGCCGGAACGCCGCAATTTTTAGCCGGAATGGAGCAACCCCTAGATTTTTCCCCCAAGGGTAAAGAATTGTTATTAACTCAACAAAATCCCGATTTTAGCCATTCCCTGATCATCTACGACCTCGAAACAAGAAGCCAGGAGGAAGTTTTACGGAGTCCCTATCCCCTCTTAAACTGCCGCTTTGACCCCCGGGACCAACCCAGAGCCTATTGCTTGCAAGCAGACTTTGTACAACGGCCAGGGGAGCCAGTACAACCGGAACCTTACCTAGCGGTAATTAACTTGACCAGTGGCCAAAGCCGTCCCCTGCTGGCTCTCCCTAACTATCCTGAGGTGGACCTAACCATTGCCCCCGATGGACTGGGGTTGATGTTTGACCAAGTTGCCACCAGTTCAGGATTAAGTTCTCAAGATCTACTGACCGACTCCCAAAGATCGATTGTGGATGGCCGGGTTTGGTTATTGCCCTTACCAAGGGATTTGGCCATTGAAACGGAGTCCGAGCCGGACCCCCAGGAATTGACGGCAGGTTTTGCTCCCCGTTGGATGCCATAGTCTCTGATCCCCAGTGGATTAGGGTTATCCGCCCCTGGGAACGACAAAATAGTCAGATTATTTGGTACGCTAATTTAAACAGTTTGGGAATAGTAAGTAAGCGTGAACATTACGATTGGACGGGGAAAAACAGCCCGTCGAGCCTACGGTATCGACGAGATTGCACTGGTTCCCGGAGTGCGTACTTTAGATCCAGCTCTGGCGGACACCCGCTGGAAGGTGGGGCCCATTGAGCGGGAAATCCCCATTATTGCCAGCGCCATGGATGGGGTGGTGGATAGCCGCATGGCGGTATTGCTCTCCGAATTGGGTGCTTTGGGGGTAGTTAATTTGGAGGGGATCCAAACCCGCTACGAAGATCCCAATCCAATTTTGGACCGCATCGCCTCCGTAGGGAAAACAGAATTTGTTGGGTTGATGCAGGAGCTCTACGCAGAACCGATCAAGCCCGAGTTAATCACCAAACGTATTCGGGAAATTCAGTCCGCTGGGGGCATCGCCGCAGTAAGTTTAACTCCGGTGGGGGCGGCCAAATATGCTAGTACAGTGGCAGAAGCTGGGGCAGATTTATTGTTCATCCAAGCCACGGTGGTTTCCACGGCCCATTTATCCCCCGAGTCGGTGGAAAGTTTAGACCTGGTCAAACTTTGCCGGGAAATGCCCATGCCAGTGGTGTTGGGCAACTGTGTTACCTACGAAGTAAGTTTGGAATTGATGCGGGCTGGTGCAGCGGCGGTGCTGGTGGGCATTGGCCCTGGTGCGGCTTGTACTTCCCGGGGAGTACTGGGGGTTGGGGTACCTCAACCGACGGCGATCGCCGATTGTGCGGGGGCCAGGGATGACTATTTCCAGGAAACGGGTCGTTATGTGCCGGTCATTGCCGACGGAGGCATCATTACCGGTGGAGACATCTGTAAATGTATTGCCTGCGGTGCTGACGCAGTGATGATCGGTTCCCCCATTGCTAGGGCCGCTGAAGCCCCCGGCCGTGGTTTCCATTGGGGCATGGCTACCCCCAGTCCCGTGTTACCCCGAGGCACTCGCATTAATGTGGGCACCACCGGCACCATTCGGGAAATTTTAGTGGGGCCGGCTAAACTCGATGACGGCACCCATAACCTGCTGGGGGCATTGAAAACCAGCATGGGCACCCTGGGAGCTAAAGATATGAAGGAAATGCAACAGGTGGATGTGGTCATTGCCCCATCTCTGCTCACGGAGGGCAAGGTCTACCAAAAAGCCCAACAGTTGGGCATGGGTAAGTAGTTAATCCTTGCCGGTCCAAACCCATTTCCCCCTGGAATTATTCTAGGGGGATTTTTTCTGCGCCATCTGTTAACCTAGGCCAGGTTTTGTTTGCCTCTGCCCAAGTCCCACTAACCTCTATTCCCCATCCCATCACCGCCGTGCAACGCTGGAAAACCTACCTAGTTTTGGCCCTATTGGCGATCGCCATGTTGTTTCCTCTGCTTTGGTTGGTGGCCACCGCCCTCAAAGCCCCCACGGAGGATGTATTTGGTGGTTTAGGTCAATTGTTGCCCCGGCAACCTAATTTAGGCAATTTTATTAAGGTTTGGCAAGACTATCCCTTTGCTCGCTACCTATTCAACAGTGTCGTAGTTTCCAGCATCACTGTAATCCTCAATCTGTTCTTTTGTGCCCTGGCGGCCTATCCCCTAGCCCGTTTGAATTTTATTGGTAGGGACGTGACCCTAGCGGCGATCGTGGCCACATTGATGATTCCGTTTCAGTTAATCATGATTCCCCTCTATATTTTGGCGGTGAATTTTGGGCTAAGGAATAGTTACCTGGGCATTATTTTCCCCAGCTTGGCCTCCGCCTTTGGTATTTTTTTGCTCCGCCAAGCGTTTCAAGGGGTACCCAAGGAGTTGGAAGAAGCGGCCCGCATAGACGGTTGTCGGGAACTGGGCATTTGGTGGCATATCATGATCCCTGCCATTCGCCCCGCCCTGGTCACCCTGGCCATTTTTGTTTTCATTGGTGCTTGGAGTGATTTTCTCTGGCCCCTAATTGTGCTGGACCAGCCAGAATATTACACATTGCCCCTAGGAGTTGCCCAACTATCTAGCGCCCTGGACTTTGACTGGCGCTTAATCGCGGCGGCATCGGTAATTGCCATTGCTCCGATCATTGTGCTGTTCCTGTTTGTGCAACGGTACATAATCCCCTCGGAAGCTAGTAGTGGCGTTAAAGGTTAGGCGGTTGGATTTTTGAAATTTTCGGGTTGAAGTCTTCCAGCAAATCCCCTAAATTTCCCCTGGGTTGAGGGCAATCATCGCCCAGGTAACATATGTACCAATGGGGCTCCAGAGTAAAAAGGGTACTAAAAGGGCAAAGGCCGTGGGGGAAACTTGGGCGACGGCGATCGCCAGGGCCAGGCCGACAAAAAAGCCCGTGGCACCGATGATGGTGCCCACCCTTAGACTACGGAGTTTGCACATTACAGGGGTATAGGCCATGACAGTTAGTTCCAGCAAAAGATAGCCAGCCATCAGTCCCCAGCGGTGGCCAGGATTTTCCGTGGCCTGCCAAGTTACGGTGGCGGAAACTGCTCCGGCAATGAAAATCCCGATCCAGATGAAGGGGATGGCCCACTCAAAGGTCAGCCAGGGGGGACGACGCAGACGATTAAACCAGCGCAAATCCCTGGGGGAAAGGCGATTGCAAACAAAGGCCAGGGCGAAAGTGATCAGTCCAATCCAGAGCCAAGCTGGAACCATAAGCAGTGTCGGGTAACTTTTGCAAATTCTATCAACTACTCATACTCACCGTTGCTCGTTTGAGGAGCCTCAAATACGTGGCGGGGAAAGACCTCCGAGCTGATTGGAGGAACCAATGGATTCTTTTCGCTCCCAGAAAGATGGGGGTAGAATACGGAGGAGGTTGTCCCATGGAACCCCAAGCAAATGGTTACTCCGTCCCAAACTCTTCCCATGTCTGCCATTAGCCGCTGTCTACGCATTCTCCTCATTGAAGACAACCTAGGGGAAGCCCGCCTGTTGCAGGAAATACTCAAGGGGGCCCCGAAGGAAAACTTTGCATTTCAACACGTACAACGGTTGGAGGATGCTCTGACGGTTTTGGATCAAGGGGAAAAGTTTGACATCATCCTGTTGGATTTAACCCTACCGGACAGCCAGGGTTTAAGCTCCCTGCCCAAACTGCAAAAGCACCACCATGAACTGCCTATCATTGTACTTACCCACTACCAGGACGAAGAATTAGCCCTAGAAGCGGTGCGTCAAGGAGCCCAGGATTATTTAGTCAAACGGGACGTTAGCTTGGATATTCTCCTGCGTTCGCTCCATTATGCCATTCAACGCCATTGCCTTGCCCGGGAACTGGCGGTGGAAAATCAGACTCTCAATGCCAACATCAAACGTCAGGAACGGGAATTATCCGAAGCCAAAGCGGCCAATAAACTCAAATCGGAGTTTGTTTCCATGCTTTCCCATGATTTTCGCAATCCCCTCAATACCATTCTTTTATCGGCGGGCTTATTGGAAGAAAGTGGCGATCGCCTGAGTAAGGGGCAACAACATAATTATTTCAATATGATCCGCACCGCCATCAAAGATTTAGATGAGTTGTTGTCGGAGGTTTTACTGCTGGGAAAAACGGAAAATGGGCAACTAAATTGCCAATTTGAGCCGTTGGATTTGCTCTACTTCTGTCAGGATTTAATGCGTTTGGTCAATAACGCTCAGCGCCATCCCCGACCCATTCATTTCCACTCCCAGGGCAACCTCCAGCAGGGGATGTGGGATGCCCACTTACTGCGCCATATTATTTGCAATTTACTCAGTAATGCCATTAAATATTCCCCCGATGCTACCCCGATTATTTTTGAGGTGATTGCAAAAGATAAAACCATGGTTTTTCGGGTCACCGACCAGGGCATTGGTATTCCCCCAGGGGCGATGGCGGAATTATTTAATCCCTTTTTTCGGGCTGATAACGTGGAAGGGGTGACGGGCACTGGTTTAGGTCTGGCGATCGTGCAACGCTGTACCCATATCCATGGCGGCGAAGTGACGGTGGAAAGCACAGAAGGCCAAGGCTCCTGTTTTACGGTGCGTTTACCGATTTTGGAGCCCCCCGATAACGGCGATCGTTTTGGTTCCTAATTTGGGCAACGGAGAACGAAAGGGGACTAACTCCATTCCTCCGCCAAGGTGGGTGAATCCAGTCAGCTCCCAAGAGTGATGGATAGATCGTAGAGCGAAGTGGAGAAAATTCTATTTTTTTCCATGTCTAAACCGGAAGTGGAAACGCTAAAAGCCTTGATTTTACAGGTTTTTGGGGACTGACATGCCCTTAGGCTTTCCCTATGCTGTAAGTATCGACAGCAAAGGAATACGTCGCCATGTTTGCCTCCACCAACTACACCTCCACCGCCATCCGCAACTACACCATCGCCGCTGTAACCGTTTTGACCTTGAGTATAGGCATCGGTGAACTGTTCAACAACCCCGACCGCATTGCCACCCAAAACACCATTGATAACTACACTTCCTACCTTGGTGCTGGCTTAGTAAGCTACGCCCAGTCCTCCTTGAAGTAGGTATAAATTCGATCTGTTCTGCCCCAAGTGGTCTAAAAATTGACTAGTCTGAGCAAAATAACCGTTGGGTTGAATTGCTCCCTGGGATAAAAAAAGAAGTTAACAAACTGGTTTGATTTAGTTGAGTTTAAATAGTTGAAATAAACTATTTTAAAAAATTGCCCTCTTGCATGGCATTACTGAATGCTTGCAGTTGTTGATAATGGGCCAATAGGCGATTTTGATAGTGTTGTCGCCGCTCCGGAGACCGAGCCGATCGCCAAAAGATCAATTCCGTTGCCAGAAGCCTGAGGGTTCTTCGTAATTCCGTTTGTATGGACAGCCATTTTTGTCTTCTCTGGACTGGCAGAAGCTCCGCTGGCAGAGCAAGAAAATAATCATGGATATGATTTTCCAGGTGGTCAATCTGTCCTGCCACCGTTTCCCCATCAATGACAGTCTCAACCAAAGTTAACCGACATCGCTCCAGCAACTGCTGAAATTCCCTAAGGCGATCGGGTAAATCAAGTAGTAGTGTAGATGACATTAATCCGAGAAGTTTTTCAGGGGAAGGACAGATCTAAGGTTAAAATAATGTTAAGACCCACTGATATTAATTTAGATTTACCATGACCAAATGGTCAAACTGCCTGGGGTACATCCTTGGGGAGAAAATTTGTTTTCGATCTTCATGGTAGAAGGAGCAAAAAATCATTAACAACCATTAACATTAATTCCCCAAAACCTGCCCCGATTAGGGAATGTCTGTTACAAGATAAATACGGGATTTTAATAAAGCAATAGTTACTGTTATATTTTTTCCCGTTAACTGGCAATTATCGGCTTTTTTGGTCGTTTTTTCTGTTTTAAACTTAAGTTAGTGCAAGCTACCTCAACTATCTCCCCAAAACTATGAATGCCGTCGCCGCTCTGCCCACCCCTACCATCCATACCACCTGTCCCCAGGATATCCACGATATTGAACTACCCCAGTGGCTAGCGGATTGTTTACAACAGTGGCAAACGGAACTAGAACAGGGCCAGGACGAAGCGACGGTGCCCCATTGTTTAATCTGTCGAGCTTTTTGTTTTGCCTACGATCTCCATGCCCAACAGCGGCGAAAGTCTGGGGAACCCTACATTGCCCATCCGGTGGCCGTCGCTGGGCTACTGCGGGATTTGGGAGGAGACGAGGCGATGATTGCGGCGGGTTTTTTGCACGATGTGGTGGAAGATACGGACATTAGCATTGAACAAATTGAAGCTCTGTTTGGCGAGGAAACAGCTAGTTTGGTGGAAGGGGTAACCAAACTTTCCAAGTTTAATTTT containing:
- a CDS encoding ATP-binding protein, with the translated sequence MSAISRCLRILLIEDNLGEARLLQEILKGAPKENFAFQHVQRLEDALTVLDQGEKFDIILLDLTLPDSQGLSSLPKLQKHHHELPIIVLTHYQDEELALEAVRQGAQDYLVKRDVSLDILLRSLHYAIQRHCLARELAVENQTLNANIKRQERELSEAKAANKLKSEFVSMLSHDFRNPLNTILLSAGLLEESGDRLSKGQQHNYFNMIRTAIKDLDELLSEVLLLGKTENGQLNCQFEPLDLLYFCQDLMRLVNNAQRHPRPIHFHSQGNLQQGMWDAHLLRHIICNLLSNAIKYSPDATPIIFEVIAKDKTMVFRVTDQGIGIPPGAMAELFNPFFRADNVEGVTGTGLGLAIVQRCTHIHGGEVTVESTEGQGSCFTVRLPILEPPDNGDRFGS
- a CDS encoding GuaB3 family IMP dehydrogenase-related protein, producing the protein MNITIGRGKTARRAYGIDEIALVPGVRTLDPALADTRWKVGPIEREIPIIASAMDGVVDSRMAVLLSELGALGVVNLEGIQTRYEDPNPILDRIASVGKTEFVGLMQELYAEPIKPELITKRIREIQSAGGIAAVSLTPVGAAKYASTVAEAGADLLFIQATVVSTAHLSPESVESLDLVKLCREMPMPVVLGNCVTYEVSLELMRAGAAAVLVGIGPGAACTSRGVLGVGVPQPTAIADCAGARDDYFQETGRYVPVIADGGIITGGDICKCIACGADAVMIGSPIARAAEAPGRGFHWGMATPSPVLPRGTRINVGTTGTIREILVGPAKLDDGTHNLLGALKTSMGTLGAKDMKEMQQVDVVIAPSLLTEGKVYQKAQQLGMGK
- a CDS encoding carbohydrate ABC transporter permease encodes the protein MQRWKTYLVLALLAIAMLFPLLWLVATALKAPTEDVFGGLGQLLPRQPNLGNFIKVWQDYPFARYLFNSVVVSSITVILNLFFCALAAYPLARLNFIGRDVTLAAIVATLMIPFQLIMIPLYILAVNFGLRNSYLGIIFPSLASAFGIFLLRQAFQGVPKELEEAARIDGCRELGIWWHIMIPAIRPALVTLAIFVFIGAWSDFLWPLIVLDQPEYYTLPLGVAQLSSALDFDWRLIAAASVIAIAPIIVLFLFVQRYIIPSEASSGVKG
- a CDS encoding TspO/MBR family protein, giving the protein MLMVPAWLWIGLITFALAFVCNRLSPRDLRWFNRLRRPPWLTFEWAIPFIWIGIFIAGAVSATVTWQATENPGHRWGLMAGYLLLELTVMAYTPVMCKLRSLRVGTIIGATGFFVGLALAIAVAQVSPTAFALLVPFLLWSPIGTYVTWAMIALNPGEI